Proteins encoded in a region of the Carassius gibelio isolate Cgi1373 ecotype wild population from Czech Republic chromosome B5, carGib1.2-hapl.c, whole genome shotgun sequence genome:
- the LOC127957365 gene encoding protein phosphatase Slingshot homolog 1 isoform X3 has protein sequence MALVTLQRSPTPSAASSASTNAGEDLGSDEDRKANLSLSESFFMVKGAALFLQQGSSAQGPRTPTHHKNAGDLPQHLQVMINTLRAEDRIKLVVRLESGWADHVRYMVVVYTNGRQDTEENILLGMDFTDKDSKSCSIGMTLPLWSDTKIHLDGDGGFSVSTAGRLHVFKPVSVQAMWSALQVLHKACEVSRRYNYFPGGMALTWVGFYESCISSEQSCINEWNAMTDLETTRPDSPVKFSDQPTERERTECMIKTKLRNIMMFQDLENITSKEIRNELEQHMSCNLREYKEFIDNEMLLILGQMDKATLIFDHLYLGSEWNASNLEELQDSGLVLIHIDRQVGYILNVTREIDNFFPGTFCYCNIRVYDDETTDLLAHWNETYNFIVKAKKNNSKCLVHCKMGVSRSASTVIAYAMKEYGWSHEKAYTFVKQKRNIAQPNPAFMKQLAEYEGILDASKQRHNKLWQPDGDEYSLEGLQASAASGDQTPQFSSLHPDQEETAWGHGGASASPCCGEDPTDYLNYNYYFRRLSDTALDSEPSTPVRGPPLLGMERVFIEIEDVERDALLDDEGFPMVHLALPGEGTAAQTCGRLEPIEDMRLRLEFSTVEEEDEEEAQKEEAEMAALARGEETPREDESLANSNRFNNENANNSNRLAGKRSCPSGFDDSASIGKPYKVKPSYQSCRDCLRLPSGRRCERRTHRLNLSRHTGLPSMSIQAPRGHKFSPVSANKVPPPATLHQMSSGHCQSLRCFGRDNSDTCHKQPSCEDLPQDLRYSLETEDRMEGEDEGSKESSSSPVTELTLLKLSLGGERPTAELSQGAQLETQLVQMSDPQLEQMDLSIEDSAIEDMEVDEGNIPSSHPGSSGLQQTLTPDSALKRSSSSDSLPRICRGQPGLVCQRAREIETRVRHAGLTMSSQLKRSNSLAKLGDLAISREDLMLSTPLSIDYDDQEPALCVQSSCSPKLSLTPTVLQSLKS, from the exons ATGGCTCTGGTGACTCTGCAGCGCTCCCCTACACCCAGCGCCGCATCCTCAGCCAGCACCAACGCGGGGGAG GATTTAGGCAGTGATGAGGATCGAAAGGCAAACCTAAG CCTGAGTGAAAGTTTCTTCATGGTAAAAGGGGCAGCTCTGTTTTTGCAGCAAGGCAGCAGTGCACAAGGGCCCAGAACACCCACCCATCATAAAAATGCAG GGGATCTACCACAGCATCTACAAGTAATGATAAACACCCTCCGTGCCGAGGACAGAATTAAATTA GTTGTTAGGTTAGAAAGCGGTTGGGCGGACCATGTGCGGTACATGGTGGTTGTCTACACAAACGGGCGTCAGGATACTGAAGAAAACATACTGCTTGGGATGGATTTTACAGATAAGGACAG TAAAAGTTGCTCTATTGGGATGACTCTTCCACTTTGGAGTGATACCAAGATTCACTTGGATGGAGATGG AGGTTTCAGTGTGAGCACAGCAGGAAGACTACATGTTTTTAAGCCTGTGTCAGTCCAGGCCATGTG GTCTGCCCTCCAGGTGCTGCACAAAGCATGTGAGGTGTCCCGCAGATACAACTATTTTCCAGGAGGGATGGCCCTTACATGGGTTGGCTTTTATGAGAGCTGCATCTCCTCAGAGCAGAGCTGTATCAATGAGTGGAATGCTATGACAGATCTGGAGACCACACGGCCTGATTCGCCAGTCAAGTTTTCTGATCA GCCaaccgagagagagagaacagagtgCATGATCAAAACCAAACTCCGAAACATAATGATGTTTCAGGACCTGGAAAATATTACTTCTAAGGAG ATCCGAAATGAACTGGAACAACATATGAGCTGCAACCTGAGGGAGTATAAAGAGTTTATTGACAATGAGATGCTGCTTATCCTGGGCCAGATGGACAAGGCTACACTCATATTTGACCATCTGTACCTG GGCTCAGAATGGAATGCATCCAACTTGGAGGAACTTCAAGACTCTGGGTTAGTGCTGATACACATCGACCGACA GGTTGGGTATATCTTGAATGTCACACGAGAGATCGACAACTTTTTCCCAGGTACCTTTTGTTATTGTAATATCCGTGTTTACGATGATGAGACTACAGATCTGCTGGCACACTGGAACGAAACCTACAACTTCATAGTTAAAGCCAA GAAAAACAACTCTAAATGCCTTGTACATTGCAAGATGGGAGTGAGTCGCTCCGCATCCACCGTCATTGCTTATGCTATGAAGGAGTACGGATGGTCACATGAAAAGGCATACACTTTTGTCAAACAGAAGAGGAATATAGCACAACCCAATCCAGCTTTTATGAAACAACTTGCTGAGTACGAGGGGATTTTAGATGCCAG CAAGCAGAGACACAATAAACTCTGGCAACCAGACGGTGATGAGTATTCCCTGGAGGGCCTTCAGGCTTCAGCTGCCAGTGGTGACCAGACTCCTCAATTTTCGTCACTGCATCCCGATCAAGAGGAGACCGCTTGGGGCCACGGTGGAGCAAGTGCTTCCCCCTGCTGCGGAGAAGATCCAACAGACTATCTCAATTACAACTACTACTTCCGGCGACTCTCAGACACCGCTCTGGACAGTGAACCCTCCACGCCAGTTCGAGGTCCTCCGCTTTTAGGCATGGAACGAGTCTTTATTGAGATTGAGGATGTAGAGAGGGATGCGTTGTTGGATGATGAAGGCTTCCCCATGGTTCACTTGGCCCTTCCTGGGGAGGGTACAGCGGCCCAGACCTGTGGCCGACTGGAGCCTATAGAGGACATGCGTTTGAGGCTGGAGTTTAGCACggtggaggaggaggacgagGAAGAAGCACAAAAGGAGGAGGCAGAGATGGCCGCCTTAGCTCGTGGAGAGGAGACGCCGAGGGAAGACGAGAGCCTGGCTAACTCGAACCGCTTTAACAACGAGAACGCCAACAACAGCAACAGGCTGGCCGGGAAACGCAGCTGCCCTTCTGGCTTTGAC GACAGTGCTAGCATTGGAAAGCCCTACAAAGTGAAGCCCTCATATCAGTCGTGCCGAGACTGCCTGCGCCTGCCCAGCGGCCGCCGCTGCGAACGTCGCACCCATCGCCTTAACCTGTCACGTCACACTGGCCTGCCCAGTATGTCCATCCAGGCCCCCAGAGGACACAAATTCAGTCCTGTCTCCGCCAATAAGGTGCCTCCTCCTGCCACTCTGCATCAAATGAGCAGCGGGCACTGCCAGAGCCTTCGTTGCTTCGGTCGAGACAACTCAGACACTTGCCACAAGCAACCGAGCTGCGAAGACCTTCCTCAGGATTTGCGTTATTCCTTGGAGACTGAGGACAGAATGGAAGGGGAGGACGAGGGGAGCAAGGAAAGCTCCAGCAGTCCCGTGACAGAGCTTACTCTCCTGAAGCTCAGTCTGGGTGGTGAGAGGCCTACGGCGGAGCTCAGTCAGGGGGCCCAACTGGAAACACAGCTGGTGCAAATGTCCGATCCTCAGTTGGAACAGATGGACTTGAGCATAGAGGACTCTGCCATAGAGGACATGGAAGTGGACGAGGGAAACATCCCCAGCTCGCACCCTGGCTCCAGTGGACTCCAGCAAACACTCACACCGGACTCGGCCCTGAAACGCAGCTCTAGCAGCGACAGTCTGCCGAGAATTTGTAGAGGCCAGCCAGGCTTGGTATGTCAGCGAGCTCGAGAGATCGAGACCCGTGTGCGGCACGCCGGACTGACCATGTCCTCCCAACTCAAAAGGTCTAATTCACTTGCCAAGCTAGGTGACTTGGCCATCTCCAGAGAGGACCTGATGTTGTCCACCCCACTCTCCATTGACTACGATGACCAAGAGCCTGCTCTTTGCGTGCAATCCTCTTGCTCCCCCAAGCTCTCTTTAACTCCAACCGTGTTGCAGAGTTTGAAAAGCTGA